A window from Pseudobacteriovorax antillogorgiicola encodes these proteins:
- a CDS encoding response regulator, whose amino-acid sequence MAIKVLAVEDSETILKQITFCLSRHKIKVVTARTGADGIDMYWKNQDIDLLISDVFMPVVDGLEMIERIKRLGYKGPSIVITQNGNKDRIAKAKAIGVSGWIIKPFTEELLRTSVSKTLDIVLKEV is encoded by the coding sequence ATGGCAATCAAAGTACTGGCAGTCGAAGACTCTGAGACCATTCTCAAACAGATCACGTTCTGCCTTTCCAGGCACAAGATCAAGGTCGTTACTGCCAGGACTGGAGCAGATGGCATCGATATGTATTGGAAAAATCAAGACATCGATCTTCTAATCTCTGATGTCTTCATGCCCGTAGTCGATGGCCTGGAGATGATCGAACGAATCAAGCGGCTTGGCTACAAGGGTCCAAGTATAGTAATCACACAAAACGGCAACAAGGACCGAATTGCCAAGGCTAAAGCCATTGGTGTTTCAGGTTGGATCATCAAACCTTTCACAGAAGAGCTACTGCGAACAAGTGTCTCTAAAACCCTCGATATCGTACTCAAAGAAGTTTAA
- a CDS encoding SGNH/GDSL hydrolase family protein, which yields MNLSKWSALLLLLPSTMGWSLSVSLKDSGTWPISPGLEASPPESGVWIDIETFGFMTAVGIRYTTDGWNSFKDVQARYEGGLDGERSQWGVDLALQDGISLVEFVVYGDSNSGRIWDQGGNHTVGAQSYWIQETERRFQSGEGDYSDLSSYSVAMWGSSVCNGTGAEGGKSWVALLEEQWQRMNGPQIIQASYPGHNTNDKERQQEFDKIQGSDFVVLCLSMGNHGLERQKTEESAFQITQWYLNDMFYDQVADSDPESLIHRIRQMGAEPIVALVYPKGDYQKRHCEQVVKANIIQQSWQVPTINYFGSVNGGNRFNPEDCQWTDGSLGTLNTQKDASHPNSLGHREMYYAFPPDLPFAIKAGKETPAKPEQDGGLNIDTGYLGIVYEAEFPMTSFTTQFDMKGDALGVIAMVHLAGGKSLQLINGKEGIFLHSDLGWYQWLSSHRINWTNLAVSYSHARQVLSVYLNGGLVYERRLTYDHSPLYFALGNPNGSEPARDTISFRNWFVNRTALHSEEVALRSRTDWLGAGSLDIFAPLAGGIQNRAQTLQRLEYRTEGRPVPSSRENHYYK from the coding sequence ATGAACTTGTCAAAGTGGAGTGCATTACTTCTATTATTACCTAGTACTATGGGCTGGAGCCTTTCAGTGTCCCTAAAGGACTCTGGAACCTGGCCTATAAGCCCTGGTCTCGAAGCTAGTCCCCCTGAGTCAGGTGTTTGGATTGACATTGAAACCTTTGGATTTATGACAGCGGTAGGCATTCGATACACAACAGATGGTTGGAATAGCTTCAAGGATGTGCAGGCGCGATATGAGGGAGGGCTCGACGGTGAGCGTAGCCAGTGGGGTGTAGACCTTGCCTTACAAGATGGTATTTCCTTAGTTGAGTTTGTTGTCTACGGCGATAGCAATAGCGGTCGGATCTGGGATCAAGGCGGTAATCATACAGTCGGGGCTCAGAGCTACTGGATTCAAGAAACAGAGCGTCGATTCCAGTCAGGGGAAGGTGATTATTCCGATTTGTCGAGCTACTCGGTGGCGATGTGGGGATCATCAGTCTGTAACGGCACTGGCGCGGAAGGTGGAAAGTCCTGGGTGGCCCTCCTTGAAGAGCAGTGGCAAAGGATGAACGGACCACAAATCATACAAGCCAGCTATCCTGGGCACAATACCAACGATAAGGAGCGTCAGCAAGAATTCGATAAGATTCAAGGCAGTGATTTCGTAGTGCTGTGCCTGTCGATGGGGAATCATGGCTTAGAGAGACAGAAGACTGAGGAAAGTGCTTTTCAGATCACTCAGTGGTATCTCAATGATATGTTTTATGATCAAGTTGCTGACTCAGATCCTGAGAGCTTGATTCATAGAATTCGGCAAATGGGTGCTGAACCCATAGTCGCTCTGGTATACCCTAAAGGCGATTATCAGAAAAGGCACTGTGAGCAAGTCGTCAAGGCCAATATCATTCAGCAATCTTGGCAGGTTCCGACCATTAACTACTTTGGTTCAGTCAACGGTGGCAATCGCTTTAATCCAGAAGACTGTCAGTGGACAGATGGTTCGCTGGGAACGCTCAACACTCAAAAAGACGCGTCTCATCCTAATAGCTTAGGTCATCGTGAGATGTACTACGCATTTCCCCCAGATTTACCCTTTGCCATCAAAGCAGGTAAAGAAACTCCTGCCAAACCAGAGCAAGATGGTGGTCTCAATATCGACACAGGATATCTGGGGATTGTCTATGAAGCTGAATTTCCGATGACCAGCTTTACCACTCAATTTGATATGAAGGGCGATGCTTTGGGAGTGATCGCTATGGTTCATCTCGCAGGCGGCAAAAGCCTTCAGCTCATCAATGGCAAAGAAGGAATCTTTCTACACTCTGATCTAGGTTGGTATCAGTGGCTTTCTTCGCACCGCATCAACTGGACAAACCTTGCGGTTTCCTACAGTCATGCCAGACAAGTTCTATCTGTATACCTAAACGGTGGATTGGTATATGAGCGAAGGCTGACCTATGATCATAGCCCTCTCTACTTCGCTTTGGGCAATCCCAATGGCAGTGAACCAGCCCGTGACACTATTAGCTTTCGCAACTGGTTTGTTAATCGCACGGCACTTCATAGTGAGGAAGTCGCTTTGAGGTCTCGTACAGATTGGCTAGGAGCGGGAAGCCTTGATATCTTTGCCCCTTTAGCGGGTGGTATTCAAAATCGGGCGCAAACTCTGCAAAGACTTGAGTATCGCACGGAGGGTCGACCTGTGCCCTCAAGCCGAGAGAATCATTATTATAAGTAA
- a CDS encoding RtcB family protein — protein sequence MPIYNRLEKGNVPVQLWAPIHEVESQALDQLTNISRLPFVFKHVAAMPDVHMGKGATVGSVIASKEMVIPAAVGVDIGCGMAALKTNINKDQLSEKLPLLRKRIEDRIPLGPDCNETITATAENWKGWRKWKNLHLNRDARDDTRLWKKAQSQLGSLGGGNHFIEMCLDEHDNVWLMLHSGSRNIGKVIAEYHMNKAKDLLRLSETKIPDLDLAYFLDHQDEFHQYWHDLKWAQDFALENRKEMIRSILEILRKLFAKKIKLKVLEEVHCHHNYVAEEVHFDQKLYVTRKGAVNAEKDQLGIIPGSMGAKSYIVRGKGNVESFCSCSHGAGRLMSRSKAKKMFTVEDLKAQTQGVECRKDSRVLDEIPGAYKDIDQVMERQKDLVEIVATLKQVLCVKG from the coding sequence GTGCCTATTTACAATAGATTAGAAAAAGGAAACGTACCGGTGCAGCTATGGGCTCCTATTCACGAAGTAGAGAGTCAGGCTCTGGATCAGCTTACCAATATTTCAAGACTACCATTTGTCTTCAAACATGTGGCGGCTATGCCGGATGTTCACATGGGAAAAGGGGCGACTGTAGGCTCTGTCATTGCCTCAAAAGAGATGGTCATTCCAGCAGCGGTTGGAGTTGATATTGGCTGCGGGATGGCTGCTCTGAAAACCAATATCAATAAGGATCAGCTGAGTGAAAAGCTCCCACTGCTTAGAAAAAGGATTGAGGATCGCATCCCCCTTGGTCCTGATTGCAACGAGACGATCACAGCTACTGCCGAGAATTGGAAGGGTTGGCGGAAATGGAAAAATCTACACCTCAACCGTGATGCTCGAGATGATACCAGACTCTGGAAAAAGGCCCAAAGCCAATTGGGAAGCTTGGGTGGCGGCAATCACTTCATTGAGATGTGTTTGGATGAGCACGACAATGTTTGGCTGATGCTCCATAGCGGCTCTCGCAATATTGGTAAGGTGATTGCTGAGTATCATATGAATAAGGCCAAAGACTTGTTGCGCTTATCGGAGACTAAGATCCCAGATCTTGATCTCGCCTACTTCCTAGATCATCAAGATGAATTTCATCAGTACTGGCATGACTTGAAGTGGGCGCAAGATTTCGCCTTGGAAAATCGCAAGGAGATGATTCGTAGCATTTTAGAAATTTTGAGAAAGCTCTTTGCAAAAAAGATTAAGCTGAAGGTTCTTGAAGAAGTCCACTGTCATCACAACTACGTTGCAGAAGAGGTTCATTTCGATCAGAAGCTGTATGTGACCCGAAAAGGAGCCGTCAATGCAGAAAAAGATCAATTAGGAATCATCCCAGGTAGTATGGGTGCCAAGTCTTATATCGTGCGCGGCAAGGGAAATGTCGAGAGTTTTTGTAGTTGCTCCCATGGAGCTGGGCGATTGATGTCTCGATCCAAAGCTAAGAAGATGTTCACGGTAGAAGATTTAAAAGCGCAAACCCAGGGTGTGGAGTGTCGCAAAGACAGTAGGGTGCTCGACGAGATCCCTGGCGCCTATAAGGACATTGATCAAGTGATGGAGAGACAGAAAGATCTTGTGGAGATTGTTGCAACCTTGAAGCAAGTTCTATGTGTTAAAGGTTAA
- a CDS encoding TraB/GumN family protein yields MINTITLLLGFWLGLFSSSCATDTITPNVATPTSPPMGTPLLWEVRKPSYPKSYLFGTIHLGVHPDEVHPIVWQRLKRTKQVVLEADVLNADPSTIRNSVMLPRGKSMRKLIGNEDWQKLLKKVPHVPPSALDRMNAYGIINTLQAKAFKGQVSMDIEIHKLATESKKNLVFLETIDFQINLLKKLFTPQVLKEYLENDIQDQDTLKEFSDIYKQGDIEKLYQLVVNPPAKHMKMSPDKIKLLIDKRNRSWAAILDPLFRRDSTFVAVGAGHLSGKQGLLQLLKKRGFILSRYDPMQRRI; encoded by the coding sequence ATGATTAACACCATAACCTTGCTCCTTGGATTCTGGCTCGGCCTTTTCAGCAGCAGTTGTGCCACAGATACAATCACCCCAAACGTTGCTACTCCAACCTCACCACCTATGGGAACTCCCCTACTTTGGGAGGTTCGTAAGCCCAGTTACCCCAAGAGCTACCTATTCGGTACGATCCACCTAGGCGTTCACCCAGATGAAGTTCACCCAATCGTTTGGCAAAGGCTAAAACGCACCAAACAAGTCGTATTAGAAGCTGATGTATTGAATGCTGACCCTAGTACCATCCGAAACAGTGTGATGCTGCCTCGCGGTAAAAGCATGAGGAAACTTATCGGCAATGAGGATTGGCAGAAACTCCTTAAAAAAGTCCCCCACGTCCCACCATCAGCACTCGATCGCATGAACGCCTACGGAATTATAAATACCCTACAGGCCAAGGCCTTTAAGGGCCAAGTTTCCATGGATATCGAAATCCACAAGTTAGCTACAGAGTCCAAAAAAAATCTAGTATTTTTAGAAACCATCGATTTTCAAATCAATTTGCTCAAAAAACTTTTCACACCTCAAGTACTGAAAGAATACTTAGAGAACGATATTCAGGATCAGGACACTCTTAAGGAATTTAGTGATATTTACAAGCAAGGAGATATAGAGAAACTGTACCAGTTAGTTGTCAATCCGCCAGCCAAACATATGAAGATGTCTCCCGACAAAATCAAATTACTCATCGATAAACGCAATCGTTCCTGGGCTGCTATCTTAGATCCTCTGTTTCGGCGCGATTCAACTTTCGTCGCTGTAGGTGCAGGACACCTGAGTGGAAAACAAGGTCTTTTGCAGTTGTTAAAAAAGCGAGGCTTTATCCTAAGCCGCTACGATCCCATGCAGCGGCGAATCTAG
- a CDS encoding nitroreductase family protein, with amino-acid sequence MPKAENPLNDMQGARQYDGTGEEKPTDAYLKSVLPQFKKVLEARRSIRVYDEQPIPEDIMRDCLKDATLAPSSSNLQPYQMQWVRDPDKKAAIAQACLGQPAATTAGELVVIVARGDLWQENLEKIVGLMTDGGKKELPKPVHTYYRKLLPQVMKTDPLGINNLVRRGLFWFKGLKEPIIRSPVSKGDHRVWAHVQCALVAQTLMLSFAAHGYDSCPMGGIDEKRIKSTLDLPTGAEVTMVISAGKRKPEGLYGPRIRLADSDLIKEV; translated from the coding sequence ATGCCTAAGGCTGAAAATCCACTAAACGATATGCAAGGTGCAAGGCAATACGACGGTACAGGTGAAGAGAAGCCTACCGATGCCTACCTTAAATCAGTGCTGCCCCAGTTCAAAAAGGTATTAGAGGCACGTCGGTCCATTCGCGTTTACGATGAACAACCTATTCCCGAAGACATTATGAGAGACTGCCTCAAAGATGCTACCCTAGCTCCCAGCTCTTCGAACCTACAACCGTACCAGATGCAATGGGTGAGAGATCCAGATAAGAAAGCAGCAATCGCGCAAGCTTGTCTTGGTCAACCTGCAGCGACAACGGCCGGTGAGCTGGTAGTGATCGTTGCACGAGGGGATCTGTGGCAGGAAAACCTGGAAAAGATCGTTGGCCTCATGACCGATGGCGGCAAAAAAGAACTGCCCAAACCGGTTCATACTTACTATCGGAAGCTCTTGCCTCAGGTGATGAAGACTGACCCGCTAGGAATCAACAATTTGGTTCGCCGGGGACTCTTCTGGTTCAAGGGATTGAAAGAGCCGATCATCCGCTCACCCGTAAGCAAGGGAGATCACCGAGTTTGGGCCCACGTTCAATGTGCCCTAGTCGCACAAACTCTGATGTTGTCATTCGCCGCACACGGCTATGACAGTTGCCCCATGGGCGGTATCGACGAAAAACGGATCAAAAGCACCCTAGACCTCCCCACGGGAGCTGAAGTCACCATGGTGATCTCGGCAGGCAAACGAAAGCCGGAGGGTCTTTACGGTCCACGGATTCGTTTGGCGGATAGCGACCTTATCAAGGAAGTTTAG
- a CDS encoding mechanosensitive ion channel family protein: MLFRILAIVVLSSWGASAPGQHLLTEPKDDDFYSYKDNYNRDTPRGSLTGFFQACDERDYETAALYLDLRAIKKSEQKTKGPILAKKLKFVLDRALDLDEMHLADEPEGVTKDGLAKSRDFIALLELEKKKYRIYMDRMWGPKANVWKFSKSTVKIINPLYTHFGHGKIGEWLPPIFIEYEIFSLQLWQLIVILAFFPLIVGLSRFISRRMIRIMPHIGKGIAEFPEEKQLLRELEAPVLMFTSVILFTLLTFSLNLTIAAQKTILAGLATFLVISLTWFFLRSVDLFSDLFQGKLERRELIAASSMVPLGRRFTKIFLFVITALALLRVYNIDITALLAGLGVGGIAVALAAQKSLENLFSGVALITDQPVRVGDFCRFDQQLGRVEDIGIRSTRIRTLERSVITIPNREFSQMKLENLSLRDKIQFQTMIGVRYETTTDQLRYILSQLRQLLLSHPKVLQDRRIRVRFIGFGEYSLNIDVFCHINTRKWYDFLAIQEDLMLRIMEIVEACGTGFAFPSRTVYQDSSSSLPQEKVAHAQNEIARLRQDGGLPFPDYTPEQYNDFRATLSYPPDGSISRPKQTHTKDSP, from the coding sequence ATGCTTTTTCGAATCTTAGCCATTGTCGTTTTGAGCAGCTGGGGGGCTAGCGCCCCAGGACAGCATTTGCTGACTGAACCCAAAGACGACGATTTTTATAGCTACAAAGACAATTACAATCGCGATACTCCACGGGGAAGCCTAACGGGCTTCTTTCAAGCCTGCGATGAAAGAGATTATGAAACCGCTGCACTTTACTTAGATTTGAGAGCCATCAAGAAATCTGAGCAAAAAACCAAGGGGCCAATTCTCGCTAAAAAACTGAAGTTCGTCCTCGATCGAGCCCTCGATCTCGATGAAATGCACCTCGCCGATGAACCAGAAGGTGTCACAAAAGATGGCCTAGCCAAGAGTCGCGATTTCATTGCCCTGCTAGAGCTTGAAAAAAAGAAGTATCGGATCTACATGGATCGCATGTGGGGCCCCAAAGCCAACGTATGGAAGTTCTCAAAAAGCACTGTCAAAATCATTAATCCGCTCTATACCCACTTCGGCCACGGCAAGATAGGGGAGTGGCTACCTCCTATCTTTATTGAGTATGAAATCTTTAGCCTTCAGCTCTGGCAGTTGATTGTCATCTTGGCTTTCTTTCCCCTTATTGTCGGCCTCTCCCGCTTTATAAGTAGACGCATGATTCGCATCATGCCGCATATCGGCAAGGGAATTGCCGAGTTTCCTGAAGAAAAGCAGTTGCTCAGAGAGTTGGAAGCTCCCGTTCTAATGTTTACAAGCGTCATCCTTTTTACATTGCTTACCTTCAGCCTCAACCTAACGATTGCAGCGCAGAAAACAATCTTAGCTGGCCTTGCAACATTTCTCGTTATAAGCCTCACTTGGTTCTTTCTGCGCTCGGTAGATCTCTTTTCAGATCTATTCCAAGGCAAGCTGGAGCGTCGCGAGCTGATTGCTGCTAGTTCTATGGTGCCCTTAGGGAGACGTTTCACAAAAATATTTCTATTTGTCATTACCGCGCTTGCTCTGCTCAGGGTCTATAACATCGATATTACCGCCCTCCTAGCAGGTTTAGGAGTTGGGGGTATTGCAGTTGCCCTCGCCGCTCAAAAATCACTAGAAAACCTTTTTTCGGGAGTCGCGTTGATCACGGATCAACCCGTTCGCGTCGGTGATTTTTGTCGCTTTGATCAACAGCTCGGACGGGTTGAGGATATCGGTATCCGATCGACTAGAATCCGAACTTTAGAGCGTTCAGTGATAACCATCCCCAATCGAGAATTTTCTCAAATGAAACTCGAAAATCTGTCCTTAAGGGATAAGATTCAGTTCCAAACTATGATTGGTGTTCGCTACGAAACGACCACGGATCAATTGCGCTACATTTTGTCCCAACTTCGGCAACTGCTCCTATCTCACCCTAAAGTCCTTCAGGATCGTAGAATTCGAGTTCGCTTCATCGGATTTGGCGAGTACTCGCTAAATATCGATGTTTTCTGCCATATCAACACCCGAAAGTGGTATGATTTTTTAGCTATACAAGAAGACTTAATGCTCCGGATCATGGAGATTGTCGAAGCCTGTGGTACAGGGTTCGCATTCCCATCTCGCACAGTCTATCAAGACTCATCATCGTCTCTGCCACAAGAAAAAGTGGCTCATGCACAAAACGAGATCGCCCGACTTCGTCAGGATGGAGGCCTACCATTTCCAGATTACACACCTGAACAATACAATGATTTTCGAGCTACCCTGTCGTATCCTCCGGATGGCTCTATCAGTCGCCCCAAGCAAACTCATACGAAGGACTCTCCATGA
- a CDS encoding cytochrome-c peroxidase, with translation MVKVIVSIALSAILIYTGRHLWMERNAEFPFESKDYILKEPTFEPLQLQQGLLGFELFRDQRLSKNGQVACISCHKEEFSFGDNQPQSMGLARTALNSPPLINLYNQRWFFWDGRADSLAAQALQPIEHPEEHGIDRRQVVHTLYQYYRRPYEHAFQTSFPQSLIPLLSGDAEKLDSFKLSDIQKQDVDEVFSNFGRALEQYQRGIVAMNSPFDKFMRSYQQTQEPMFTATFGPQEWRGFQLFLSKTKCNQCHSGALFTDQDFHFTSLALSKIPGRDEGLKQLLNNPFKCLDKPSNCLDEPLTQEQAGPFRVKTPTLRNLTSTAPYFHDGSAKTIREILYLYNRPEPETHADERMVNLYLTVGEIEDLEAFLFSLSSPVRDIIAEKRKELAMRASN, from the coding sequence TTGGTTAAAGTCATTGTTAGCATAGCTCTGTCAGCTATTCTGATCTATACAGGGCGCCACCTGTGGATGGAACGAAACGCCGAGTTTCCATTTGAGTCAAAGGACTATATTCTTAAAGAGCCAACGTTCGAGCCACTTCAGCTCCAACAAGGCCTGCTGGGATTTGAACTATTCCGTGATCAAAGACTCTCAAAAAATGGTCAAGTCGCCTGCATATCCTGCCATAAAGAGGAATTTAGTTTCGGAGATAATCAGCCTCAATCAATGGGTTTAGCACGCACAGCGCTCAATTCTCCGCCGCTCATCAACCTCTACAATCAAAGGTGGTTTTTCTGGGATGGTCGCGCTGATAGCCTCGCAGCACAAGCCCTGCAACCGATTGAACATCCTGAAGAACATGGAATCGATCGAAGGCAGGTCGTTCACACGCTCTATCAATACTATCGCAGGCCATATGAACATGCTTTCCAAACATCTTTTCCTCAAAGTCTGATCCCGTTGCTATCTGGCGACGCTGAGAAACTGGATAGTTTCAAACTGAGTGATATTCAAAAGCAAGATGTTGACGAGGTTTTTAGCAATTTCGGCCGTGCACTAGAGCAGTATCAACGCGGCATCGTAGCCATGAATTCACCCTTCGATAAGTTCATGAGGTCTTACCAACAGACTCAAGAACCCATGTTTACGGCGACTTTTGGCCCACAAGAATGGCGAGGCTTCCAGCTATTCCTTAGCAAAACCAAGTGCAATCAATGCCACTCGGGGGCCCTTTTTACCGACCAAGATTTCCACTTCACATCCCTAGCCCTATCAAAAATACCTGGTCGTGATGAAGGGCTTAAGCAGCTACTAAACAACCCTTTTAAATGTCTTGATAAGCCTAGTAACTGCCTCGATGAGCCGCTCACCCAAGAGCAAGCCGGGCCATTTAGAGTTAAAACACCAACTCTACGCAACCTAACAAGCACTGCACCATACTTCCACGACGGGAGTGCCAAAACTATTCGCGAGATATTGTATCTCTATAATCGTCCTGAACCAGAAACACATGCTGACGAACGGATGGTTAACTTATATCTAACCGTCGGAGAGATAGAAGATTTGGAAGCTTTCCTGTTCTCTCTATCATCTCCTGTTCGGGATATTATTGCAGAAAAAAGAAAAGAACTCGCGATGCGAGCCTCTAACTAA
- a CDS encoding lysophospholipid acyltransferase family protein: MKPNKTYPIRRMIGRSVLKLLGWKAVPMQHNVKKAVVLMAPHSSTWDIVIGLGTLFATDLKLNWVGKKELFEGPMGRFFKAWGGVSLDREKTRNLVEAVTEEFANRDEFLYGLAPEGTRAYTDCWRSGFYHIAVGAKVPIVFYYIDFKTKVAGCGPILYPTGDIEADMKVIQDFYQGITPRNPKNCGSIALRSSPNLKARASV; the protein is encoded by the coding sequence ATGAAGCCAAACAAAACCTATCCAATTAGACGCATGATTGGCCGAAGCGTCTTGAAACTTCTTGGCTGGAAAGCCGTTCCTATGCAGCACAACGTCAAGAAAGCAGTGGTTTTGATGGCTCCTCACTCATCCACTTGGGATATCGTCATTGGTCTCGGTACTCTATTTGCTACCGATCTAAAACTTAATTGGGTTGGTAAAAAAGAGCTGTTTGAAGGCCCCATGGGAAGGTTCTTCAAAGCTTGGGGCGGGGTCTCATTAGACCGAGAAAAAACTCGTAATTTGGTCGAGGCAGTCACTGAAGAGTTTGCTAACCGTGATGAATTTCTCTATGGCCTTGCTCCTGAAGGCACCCGTGCCTATACGGACTGCTGGCGCTCTGGCTTTTATCACATTGCTGTCGGAGCCAAGGTTCCCATTGTTTTTTATTACATTGACTTTAAAACCAAGGTCGCAGGTTGTGGCCCCATCCTATATCCCACAGGGGACATCGAAGCTGACATGAAAGTCATCCAAGACTTCTATCAGGGCATCACACCTCGAAATCCTAAGAACTGTGGATCCATAGCTTTGAGATCAAGCCCAAACCTTAAGGCACGGGCTTCAGTTTGA
- a CDS encoding DUF3050 domain-containing protein, giving the protein MISFETKEHTKKLNILEIKLETIQKELADHTVYHRLFNRQNLRTFMEYHVFAVWDFMTILKALQIKLTCTTIPWKPSMYPKELVRFVNEIVLDEESDLDHNNQPCDHFSMYVRAMDEIHADTKPIKRFLKNYDYDLLKTPLKEFVQFNINIASNYPIHIVAGVFFFGREKIIPDIFRSILNEMKTSSSIYEAPALVHYLKRHVDLDEQEHGPIARRMLRITCNDSPKAYQEALSYGIQACLLRKKLFDKILHDIDDCVVTEPLAKLRTL; this is encoded by the coding sequence GTGATTTCATTTGAAACCAAAGAACATACAAAAAAATTGAATATCTTAGAGATCAAATTGGAAACTATCCAGAAAGAATTGGCTGACCATACGGTGTACCATCGCTTGTTCAATCGACAAAACTTGCGAACATTCATGGAATATCATGTGTTTGCCGTTTGGGATTTTATGACGATTCTCAAAGCCCTTCAGATCAAGCTCACTTGCACAACCATTCCATGGAAACCCAGCATGTACCCAAAAGAGCTCGTGCGATTTGTGAACGAAATCGTTCTTGATGAGGAATCTGATCTAGATCATAACAATCAGCCATGCGATCACTTCAGCATGTATGTCAGAGCCATGGACGAGATTCATGCCGACACTAAACCAATTAAGCGTTTTCTCAAAAATTATGACTATGACCTTCTAAAAACACCCCTCAAAGAATTTGTGCAGTTTAATATCAACATTGCGTCCAACTACCCCATCCACATCGTAGCAGGTGTTTTTTTCTTTGGTCGTGAAAAAATCATCCCAGATATCTTTCGTTCCATTCTCAACGAAATGAAAACCTCTAGCTCCATCTACGAAGCACCGGCACTTGTCCATTACTTAAAAAGGCATGTGGATCTCGATGAACAAGAGCATGGTCCCATAGCACGACGAATGCTACGGATCACCTGCAACGATAGCCCGAAAGCCTACCAGGAAGCTCTTTCATATGGGATTCAAGCTTGCTTGCTTCGCAAGAAGTTATTCGACAAGATCTTACATGATATCGATGACTGTGTGGTCACAGAGCCCCTTGCCAAGCTCCGCACCCTATGA